In the genome of Quercus robur chromosome 3, dhQueRobu3.1, whole genome shotgun sequence, one region contains:
- the LOC126719574 gene encoding exopolygalacturonase-like codes for MGKNLSIATILLLLVLASTKAQQVFDVKSYGAQPNADITQALTKAWKAACAVAESKVVISAGVYKLGYVNLLGPCKGAIEFNLQGTLQAPLDVASLNGKDGWVVFERIDGLTVSGGGVFDGKGQQAWQKNKCDKDKNCNVLPINIRFDKVTNSIVQDITSKDSKYFHINLLQCTKLQFQHVTITAPANSPNTDGIHVGHSSQITITNANIGTGDDCISVGAGAQDVTVNQVTCGPGHGISVGSLGKYQNEEPVSGIRVTGATLSNTDNGVRIKTWPASTSGAATDIHFEDVVMKNVANPIIIDQNYCPNSQCSNQSPSKVKISNVSFKKISGSSSTKEAVNLICSKSVPCQQVVLSDIDLTYKGSGGSATSTCTNVQPAVSGKLNPPACANDNSRICEDFPPGFEGQGAEKGKFARQLQEIDEDLAKFEDMEGINTSATSLPYKDSNTSIPSDFEEKYVTPNTLFSATRDLSAPIIESMSAAFPMRDIPNTQETHLQVTHPPGPRWTSVSRTVSGVSEVLDVHVGNKRVSHSALNHSGLLKKSKLVSQDGKENTS; via the exons ATGGGAAAGAATTTAAGCATTGCAACAATTTTGTTGCTATTGGTGTTGGCATCCACCAAAGCCCAGCAGGTCTTTGATGTTAAATCATATGGAGCACAACCTAATGCTGATATAACCCAG gctttGACAAAAGCTTGGAAAGCTGCGTGCGCAGTAGCAGAaagtaaagttgtgatttcagCAGGGGTATACAAACTAGGTTATGTGAATTTGTTGGGTCCATGCAAAGGTGCAATTGAGTTTAACCTTCAGGGAACCCTACAAGCCCCATTAGATGTTGCCTCCCTCAACGGTAAAGATGGTTGGGTTGTTTTTGAACGTATCGACGGTCTCACTGTGTCAGGTGGTGGAGTTTTTGATGGCAAAGGACAACAAGCATGGCAAAAAAATAAGTGTGACAAAGACAAAAACTGCAACGTACTTCCTATT AATATAAGGTTCGATAAAGTCACAAATTCAATAGTCCAAGACATTACATCGAAGGACAGCAAATATTTCCACATCAACCTTTTGCAATGCACGAAGTTGCAATTCCAACATGTTACCATAACTGCACCCGCAAATAGCCCCAACACCGATGGAATCCACGTGGGACATTCATCTCAGATCACCATTACCAATGCCAATATTGGAACAGGTGATGATTGCATCTCCGTTGGTGCTGGAGCCCAAGATGTTACTGTTAACCAAGTAACTTGTGGACCTGGCCATGGTATCAGTGTTGGAAGTCTTGGAAAGTACCAAAACGAAGAACCTGTTTCAGGAATCAGAGTTACTGGTGCCACACTTAGCAATACAGATAATGGTGTTAGAATCAAAACATGGCCTGCTTCCACTTCTGGAGCTGCTACTGATATACATTTCGAGGATGTTGTCATGAAAAATGTTGCCAATCCTATCATCATTGATCAAAACTACTGCCCAAACAGTCAATGCTCAAACCAG tcTCCCTCTAAAGTTAAGATCAGCAATGTTAGCTTCAAGAAAATTAGTGGCAGTTCTTCGACAAAGGAAGCTGTGAATCTTATTTGCAGTAAGAGTGTACCATGCCAACAAGTGGTGCTTTCTGACATTGATCTCACGTACAAGGGAAGTGGAGGATCTGCTACTTCCACTTGTACTAACGTCCAGCCTGCAGTTTCGGGCAAGCTGAACCCTCCTGCTTGTGCCa ATGATAACTCAAGGATTTGTGAGGATTTTCCTCCGGGTTTTGAGGGTCAAGGAGCAGAAAAAGGAAAGTTCGCACGACAACTACAAGAGATTGATGAGGACTTGGCGAAATTTGAGGATATGGAAGGAATTAATACCAGTGCAACATCCTTACCTTATAAGGACTCTAATACATCAATTCCTTCTGACTTTGAGGAGAAGTATGTGACTCCAAATACCTTATTTTCAGCAACCCGTGATCTCTCCGCACCAATTATTGAGTCCATGTCAGCTGCTTTTCCTATGAGGGATATTCCAAACACACAAGAGACCCACCTCCAGGTCACTCATCCACCTGGACCAAGGTGGACAAGTGTTTCTAGGACTGTCTCAGGGGTTTCTGAAGTCTTAGACGTGCATGTAGGGAATAAAAGAGTCTCACACTCGGCTCTCAATCATTCTGGGTtactaaaaaaatcaaagctgGTTTCTCAAGATGGAAAGGAAAACACTTCATGA
- the LOC126717919 gene encoding protein COFACTOR ASSEMBLY OF COMPLEX C SUBUNIT B CCB3, chloroplastic, translated as MATCSHLLNHVQIKGWPSLLSNRGHSHFSESFRHPAKRKSHRRSQLAQCSSCFTDIMAFPSNELSQLDASLLGEPFDVHEVAKIPTINILEISQNAGIDFMQKLALADLDPASAKLAIGFLGPFLSAFGFLFILRIVMSWYPKLPVGKFPYVIAYAPTEPLLIPTRKLIPPLGGVDVTPVVWFGLISFLNEILVGPQGLLVLLSQQVS; from the exons ATGGCGACCTGTTCTCACCTTCTCAACCACGTTCAAATCAAAG GATGGCCTTCTCTGTTATCCAATCGAGGGCACTCCCATTTTTCT GAAAGCTTTAGGCATCCAGCTAAAAGAAAGTCACATCGGCGTTCCCAGCTTGCTCAATGCAGCTCATGTTTTACAGATATCATGGCTTTCCCCAGCAATGAACTTTCACAATTAGATGCATCTCTTTTAGGAGAGCCATTTGATGTACACGAAGTGGCAAAAATTCCCACGATCAACATACTGGAGATATCACAAAATGCTGGTATAGATTTTATGCAGAAATTGGCATTAGCTGATTTGGACCCTGCTTCAGCAAAACTTGCAATTGGGTTCCTAGGACCCTTTCTCTCAGCATTTGGTTTTCTGTTTATTTTGAGAATAGTAATGTCCTGGTACCCAAAACTTCCTGTTGGAAAGTTCCCATATGTAATAGCTTATGCTCCCACTGAACCACTTCTCATCCCAACCCGTAAGTTGATTCCACCCCTTGGTGGAGTTGATGTAACTCCCGTGGTCTGGTTTGGATTGATTAGTTTCCTTAATGAAATATTAGTGGGCCCACAAGGGCTTCTTGTCCTTCTTTCTCAACAAGTTAGTTGA
- the LOC126719575 gene encoding exopolygalacturonase-like — MGKNLSIATILLLLVLASTKAQQVFDVKSYGAQPNADITQALTKAWKAACAVAESKVVISAGVYKLGYVNLLGPCKGAIEFNLQGTLQAPLDVASLNGKDGWVVFERIDGLTVSGGGVFDGKGQQAWQKNKCDKDKNCNVLPINIRFDKVTNSIVQDITSKDSKYFHINLLQCTKLQFQHVTITAPANSPNTDGIHVGHSSQITITNANIGTGDDCISVGAGAQDVTVNQVTCGPGHGISVGSLGKYQNEEPVSGIRVTGATLSNTDNGVRIKTWPASTSGAATDIHFEDVVMKNVANPIIIDQNYCPNSQCSNQSPSKVKISNVSFKKISGSSSTKEAVNLICSKSVPCQQVVLSDIDLTYKGSGGSATSTCTNVQPAVSGKLNPPACAIKN; from the exons ATGGGAAAGAATTTAAGCATTGCAACAATTTTGTTGCTATTGGTGTTGGCATCCACCAAAGCCCAGCAGGTCTTTGATGTTAAATCATATGGAGCACAACCTAATGCTGATATAACCCAG gctttGACAAAAGCTTGGAAAGCTGCGTGCGCAGTAGCAGAaagtaaagttgtgatttcagCAGGGGTATACAAACTAGGTTATGTGAATTTGTTGGGTCCATGCAAAGGTGCAATTGAGTTTAACCTTCAGGGAACCCTACAAGCCCCATTAGATGTTGCCTCCCTCAACGGTAAAGATGGTTGGGTTGTTTTTGAACGTATCGACGGTCTCACTGTGTCAGGTGGTGGAGTTTTTGATGGCAAAGGACAACAAGCATGGCAAAAAAATAAGTGTGACAAAGACAAAAACTGCAACGTACTTCCTATT AATATAAGGTTCGATAAAGTCACAAATTCAATAGTCCAAGACATTACATCGAAGGACAGCAAATATTTCCACATCAACCTTTTGCAATGCACGAAGTTGCAATTCCAACATGTTACCATAACTGCACCCGCAAATAGCCCCAACACCGATGGAATCCACGTGGGACATTCATCTCAGATCACCATTACCAATGCCAATATTGGAACAGGTGATGATTGCATCTCCGTTGGTGCTGGAGCCCAAGATGTTACTGTTAACCAAGTAACTTGTGGACCTGGCCATGGTATCAGTGTTGGAAGTCTTGGAAAGTACCAAAACGAAGAACCTGTTTCAGGAATCAGAGTTACTGGTGCCACACTCAGCAATACAGATAATGGTGTTAGAATCAAAACATGGCCTGCTTCCACTTCTGGAGCTGCTACTGATATACATTTCGAGGATGTTGTCATGAAAAATGTTGCCAATCCTATCATCATTGATCAAAACTACTGCCCAAACAGTCAATGCTCAAACCAG tcTCCCTCTAAAGTTAAGATCAGCAATGTTAGCTTCAAGAAAATTAGTGGCAGTTCTTCGACAAAGGAAGCTGTGAATCTTATTTGCAGTAAGAGTGTACCATGCCAACAAGTGGTGCTTTCTGACATTGATCTCACGTACAAGGGAAGTGGAGGATCTGCTACTTCCACTTGTACTAACGTCCAGCCTGCAGTTTCGGGCAAGCTGAACCCTCCTGCTTGTGCcattaaaaattaa